A single Pseudomonas marvdashtae DNA region contains:
- a CDS encoding type VI secretion system amidase effector protein Tae4, whose translation MAKPAFINLWKAYSDLLVTHPDAKPCDGPWANQCAIRMSITLNTELTIKVNKSTYTEPKCAHGHARGAESLANWLWKHHLGRPLILGGTAADRRKLQDKTGLIFFKDCFQQVGEASEGRTGDHIDLWNRGLTLGYDDPAYRSRAIWFWELV comes from the coding sequence ATGGCCAAGCCTGCGTTTATCAATTTGTGGAAAGCCTATTCCGATTTGCTGGTCACCCATCCCGACGCGAAACCTTGCGACGGCCCTTGGGCGAACCAATGCGCGATTCGCATGAGCATCACGCTTAATACCGAACTGACCATCAAGGTCAACAAATCCACCTACACCGAACCCAAATGTGCCCATGGGCATGCTCGTGGGGCCGAGTCATTGGCAAATTGGCTGTGGAAACATCATCTGGGCCGCCCGTTGATCCTTGGCGGAACGGCCGCGGACCGGCGCAAGCTGCAAGACAAGACCGGCCTGATTTTCTTCAAGGATTGTTTCCAGCAAGTGGGAGAAGCCTCGGAAGGTCGCACCGGCGATCATATCGACCTCTGGAACCGTGGCCTGACCCTAGGCTATGACGATCCGGCCTATCGATCCCGAGCGATCTGGTTCTGGGAGCTCGTATGA